In Cololabis saira isolate AMF1-May2022 chromosome 14, fColSai1.1, whole genome shotgun sequence, a single genomic region encodes these proteins:
- the zgc:113274 gene encoding uncharacterized protein zgc:113274, whose product MVRTYKRKTERAKAPPDEMQRAATAVIDGRSIRSVAAETGINRNTLQRYMQRKEKGITTIAYGGTALAKRVFTPKMEKELADHIKKLSDQFHGLTAEKCRKLACEFAKRNSISVPINWENGLAGNDWFSAFLARHHLSWRIPEATSLGRSTAFNRTTVGEFFDNLANGMDRYKFPPNMIYNVDETGVGNWEHGTK is encoded by the exons ATGGTAAGaacatataaaagaaaaactgagaGGGCCAAAGCACCCCCTGATGAGATGCAGAGAGCAGCCACTGCAGTGATTGATGGGAGATCCATCAGATCAGTGGCAGCCGAAACCGGCATTAACAGGAATACCCTGCAAAG GTACATGCAGAGGAAGGAGAAGGGAATAACCACCATAGCGTATGGTGGGACAGCATTGGCGAAGAGGGTCTTCACACCCAAGATGGAGAAGGAGCTTGCTGACCACATAAAAAAGCTGTCTGACCAGTTCCACGGCCTTACAGCTGAGAAATGCCGCAAACTGGCATGTGAATTTGCCAAAAGGAACAGCATCAGTGTCCCCATCAACTGGGAAAATGGCTTAGCAG gTAACGATTGGTTCAGTGCATTTCTAGCACGCCACCATCTTTCCTGGCGTATTCCGGAAGCAACTTCTCTTGGAAGATCTACGGCTTTTAACAGAACTACTGTTGGGGAATTCTTTGACAATCTGGCCAATGGGATGGACAG GTATAagtttcctccaaacatgaTCTATAATGTAGATGAAACGGGTGTTGGGAATTGGGAACATGGAACCAAGTAG